A single genomic interval of Nonomuraea rubra harbors:
- a CDS encoding carbohydrate ABC transporter permease, whose product MATPSRPVPVLFRPFRGGRVAKHILLIGFGLVMLYPLLWMISSSLKPEEIIFREPGLWPSQVTLENYTEGWYALKHPFGYYLWNSAVITGISVVANLVACSLAAYAFARLSFPLKSFWFAIMLGTIMLPHHVTIVPQYIMFSELDLINTIWPLVMPKILATDAFFVFLMVQFIRTLPRELDEAAEIDGAGYWRIFIRVVMPLCMPALATTAIFTFIWTWNDFLSQLLYLNNPDNFTVPVALRTFLDASSDSSWGPMFAMSIIALGPIFGFFLAGQKYLIRGVATTGLK is encoded by the coding sequence ATGGCGACACCAAGTAGGCCGGTTCCGGTCCTGTTCCGCCCGTTCAGGGGCGGGCGGGTGGCCAAGCACATCCTGCTGATCGGCTTCGGCCTGGTCATGCTCTATCCGCTGCTGTGGATGATCTCCAGCTCGCTCAAGCCGGAGGAGATCATCTTCCGTGAGCCGGGCCTGTGGCCCAGCCAGGTCACGCTGGAGAACTACACCGAGGGCTGGTACGCGCTCAAGCACCCCTTCGGCTACTACCTGTGGAACTCCGCGGTCATCACCGGCATCTCGGTGGTGGCGAACCTGGTGGCCTGCTCGCTGGCCGCCTACGCCTTCGCCCGGCTGAGCTTCCCGCTGAAGTCGTTCTGGTTCGCGATCATGCTCGGTACGATCATGCTGCCGCACCACGTGACGATCGTGCCGCAGTACATCATGTTCTCCGAGCTCGACCTGATCAACACGATCTGGCCGCTGGTCATGCCGAAGATCCTGGCCACCGACGCGTTCTTCGTCTTCCTCATGGTGCAGTTCATCCGTACCCTGCCCAGGGAGCTGGACGAGGCGGCGGAGATCGACGGCGCCGGCTACTGGCGGATCTTCATCAGGGTCGTCATGCCGCTGTGCATGCCGGCGCTGGCCACGACCGCGATCTTCACGTTCATCTGGACGTGGAACGACTTCCTCAGTCAGCTCCTGTACCTCAACAACCCCGACAATTTCACCGTACCTGTAGCGTTGCGCACGTTCTTGGACGCCAGTAGCGATTCGTCGTGGGGCCCGATGTTCGCCATGTCGATCATCGCGCTCGGCCCCATCTTCGGGTTCTTCCTGGCCGGCCAGAAATACCTGATCCGTGGTGTAGCCACCACGGGCCTGAAGTAG
- a CDS encoding carbohydrate ABC transporter permease, translated as MTEVSVAVKPGRAVRPPARGSHRSTKRSRREARAAYLFLAPWFVGLLVITIGPIFASLYLSFTDYSLLEEAQWIGFDNYVKMFTEDTRFTNSLWVTTVYVVVSVPLQLAFALALALVLDRGLRGLSFYRSIFYLPSLLGGSVAIAILWRKVFGADGLVNAVLAMFGIEGPGWVGHPDYALGTLILLHVWTFGAPMIIFLAGLRQIPASYYEAASVDGAGKWRQFRSITLPLLTPIIFFNLVLELIKSFQSFTQAFIVSGGKGGPADSTLFYTLYLYLEGFKNYDMGYAAAMAWVLLIIIAALTGVNFLASKYWVFYGDTK; from the coding sequence ATGACTGAAGTTTCGGTGGCGGTGAAACCCGGGCGTGCGGTGCGGCCACCCGCCCGTGGCAGTCATCGCTCCACGAAACGGTCCCGCCGGGAGGCACGGGCCGCCTATCTCTTCCTGGCCCCATGGTTCGTCGGCCTGCTCGTCATCACGATCGGCCCGATCTTCGCCTCCCTGTACCTGTCGTTCACCGACTACAGCCTCCTGGAGGAGGCCCAGTGGATCGGGTTCGACAACTACGTCAAGATGTTCACCGAGGACACGAGGTTCACGAACTCGCTCTGGGTGACCACGGTCTACGTGGTCGTCTCGGTCCCGCTGCAGCTGGCCTTCGCCCTCGCCCTCGCGCTGGTGCTCGACCGCGGCCTGCGCGGCCTGTCCTTCTACCGCTCGATCTTCTATCTGCCCTCGCTGCTCGGCGGCAGCGTCGCGATCGCGATCCTGTGGCGGAAGGTCTTCGGCGCCGACGGCCTGGTCAACGCGGTGCTCGCGATGTTCGGCATCGAAGGGCCCGGATGGGTGGGCCACCCCGACTACGCGCTGGGCACGCTGATCCTCCTGCACGTGTGGACGTTCGGCGCGCCGATGATCATCTTCCTGGCCGGTCTGCGCCAGATCCCCGCGAGCTACTACGAGGCGGCCTCGGTGGACGGCGCCGGCAAGTGGCGGCAGTTCCGGTCGATCACGCTGCCCCTGCTGACGCCGATCATCTTCTTCAACCTGGTGCTGGAGCTCATCAAGTCGTTCCAGTCGTTCACGCAGGCGTTCATCGTCAGCGGTGGAAAGGGCGGCCCCGCCGACTCCACCCTGTTCTACACGCTCTACCTCTACCTCGAGGGCTTCAAGAACTACGACATGGGCTACGCCGCCGCGATGGCGTGGGTCCTGCTGATCATCATCGCCGCCCTCACCGGGGTGAACTTCCTCGCTTCCAAGTATTGGGTCTTCTATGGCGACACCAAGTAG
- a CDS encoding LacI family DNA-binding transcriptional regulator: MTVTIRDVARASGVHVSTVSRTFSAPHMVNAATRTRVLTVAEELGYRPNRAARALTTGRTHNLGLIVADIANPFFPPLIKAAHSAARQRDYHLFVADTDEEPAAEEELIQAFSKQVDGVVLCSPRSSNKVLERLAERVPFVVINRRLRGAATVLMDVGHGARLAVEHLAGLGHRRVALVSGPAGSWTSAEIRTAAEQVPGVELVVIGPNAPTERGGFAAAARVRDSGVTGVLAYNDLVAIGLIEGLGDLGLSVPADLSVVGIDDIVPGRLSRPKLTTVAMPTAAAGRLAVDLLIQEVSATTSLETRLVIRDSTAAPR, translated from the coding sequence GTGACAGTGACGATTCGTGATGTGGCCAGGGCCTCCGGCGTGCATGTGTCGACGGTGTCGCGGACGTTCTCCGCGCCGCACATGGTGAACGCCGCCACCCGTACCAGGGTGCTGACAGTGGCCGAGGAGCTCGGCTACCGGCCCAACCGGGCGGCCAGGGCGCTCACGACCGGGCGTACCCACAATCTGGGCCTGATCGTGGCCGACATCGCCAACCCGTTCTTCCCACCGCTGATCAAGGCGGCGCACTCGGCGGCCCGCCAGCGCGACTACCACCTGTTCGTGGCCGACACCGACGAGGAGCCGGCGGCCGAGGAGGAGCTGATCCAGGCCTTCTCCAAGCAGGTGGACGGGGTGGTGCTGTGCAGCCCGCGCTCGTCGAACAAGGTGCTGGAGCGGCTGGCCGAGCGGGTGCCGTTCGTGGTGATCAACCGGCGGCTGCGCGGCGCGGCCACCGTGCTGATGGACGTCGGGCACGGGGCCAGGCTGGCGGTCGAGCACCTGGCCGGGCTGGGGCACCGGCGGGTCGCGCTGGTGTCGGGGCCCGCCGGGTCGTGGACGAGCGCGGAGATCCGTACGGCGGCCGAGCAGGTGCCGGGCGTCGAGCTCGTCGTGATCGGCCCGAACGCGCCCACCGAGCGCGGCGGGTTCGCCGCGGCCGCCCGGGTGCGCGACTCCGGGGTGACCGGCGTGCTGGCCTACAACGACCTGGTGGCCATCGGGCTCATCGAGGGCCTCGGCGACCTCGGGCTGAGCGTGCCCGCGGACCTGAGCGTGGTCGGCATAGACGACATCGTGCCGGGACGGCTGAGCCGCCCGAAGCTCACCACCGTGGCCATGCCGACGGCCGCGGCGGGGCGGCTCGCGGTGGATCTGCTCATCCAGGAGGTGAGCGCCACCACGTCGCTGGAGACGCGCCTGGTGATCAGGGACTCCACCGCGGCTCCACGGTAG
- a CDS encoding NAD-dependent epimerase/dehydratase family protein: MSRVLVTGSAGRLGRSVVSTLAAAGHEVIGVDRAPGTPPEAAVTLPADLTDTGETFEVLARFRPESVIHLAAIATPFSVPESVIFKVNTQLAYNVCSASVALGVAGVVVASSPTVMGYGAPGGWAPAYLPIDEEHPVRPWNAYNLSKVTAEETMKAYARAGRTKLAAVRPCFVIPPEEWAGAPTQSGHTVRERLDRPELGGVSLFNYIDSRDAAEMISVLAEALPDLPNGEVFFAGAADALARKPLADLLPQVVPGTETLASGLTGTTPAFSTAKATRLLGWQPKRSWRTELKEEAE; this comes from the coding sequence GTGAGCAGAGTCCTCGTCACCGGAAGCGCAGGACGCCTCGGCCGCAGCGTGGTCAGCACGCTCGCGGCGGCCGGGCACGAGGTCATCGGCGTCGACCGCGCCCCAGGCACTCCGCCGGAGGCGGCCGTCACGTTACCGGCCGACCTCACCGACACCGGCGAGACGTTCGAGGTCCTGGCCAGGTTCAGGCCCGAGTCGGTGATCCACCTGGCCGCCATCGCGACCCCGTTCAGCGTCCCGGAATCGGTGATCTTCAAGGTCAACACGCAGCTCGCGTACAACGTGTGCTCGGCGTCGGTGGCCCTGGGCGTGGCGGGCGTGGTGGTGGCCAGCAGCCCCACCGTCATGGGATACGGCGCGCCGGGCGGCTGGGCGCCGGCGTACCTGCCGATCGACGAGGAGCACCCGGTGCGCCCGTGGAACGCATACAACCTGTCCAAGGTGACCGCCGAGGAGACGATGAAGGCGTACGCCAGGGCGGGCCGGACGAAGCTGGCCGCCGTCCGGCCGTGCTTCGTGATCCCGCCGGAGGAGTGGGCGGGCGCGCCCACCCAGTCCGGCCACACGGTGCGCGAGCGGCTCGACCGGCCCGAGCTGGGCGGGGTGTCGCTGTTCAACTACATCGACTCCCGCGACGCCGCCGAGATGATCTCCGTGCTCGCCGAGGCGCTGCCCGACCTGCCGAACGGCGAGGTCTTCTTCGCCGGCGCGGCCGACGCGCTGGCCAGGAAGCCGCTGGCCGACCTGCTCCCCCAGGTCGTGCCCGGCACCGAGACGCTCGCCTCCGGCCTGACCGGCACCACCCCCGCCTTCTCGACCGCCAAGGCGACGCGGCTGCTCGGCTGGCAGCCCAAGCGCAGCTGGCGTACCGAACTCAAGGAAGAAGCCGAATGA
- a CDS encoding 5-dehydro-4-deoxyglucarate dehydratase, producing the protein MNLSGVLFFPVTPFAADGTLAEQVLAEHVRQGMEHGPGGVFVACGTGEFSALSESEHARATRVAAEVVAGRVPVFAGAGGPLGAALNQARAAREAGADGLLLMPPYLAQGPAHGFTAYVRAIAEVLPVIVYQRGSVVLEPDAVVELAGIPGVIGLKDGLGDIDRMQRTVLAVREQHPEFLFFNGLPTAELTMPAYRGIGVELYSSAVFAFAPEIALAYLNGDERLLTEFYAPLVRLRGKVPGYPVALVKAGVRLRGLDVGAVRPPLVEVTAEHLAELEALIKTGLELVAP; encoded by the coding sequence ATGAACCTCAGCGGTGTGCTGTTCTTTCCCGTGACCCCCTTCGCCGCCGACGGCACGCTCGCCGAGCAGGTGCTGGCCGAGCACGTCAGGCAGGGCATGGAGCACGGGCCGGGCGGCGTCTTCGTGGCCTGCGGCACCGGCGAGTTCTCGGCGCTGTCGGAGTCCGAGCACGCGCGGGCCACGCGGGTCGCGGCGGAGGTCGTGGCCGGCCGGGTACCGGTGTTCGCGGGCGCGGGCGGGCCGCTCGGCGCGGCGCTGAACCAGGCGCGGGCCGCGCGCGAGGCGGGCGCCGACGGGCTGCTGCTCATGCCGCCGTACCTGGCCCAGGGGCCCGCGCACGGCTTCACGGCGTACGTGCGGGCGATCGCCGAGGTGCTGCCGGTGATCGTCTACCAGCGCGGCTCGGTCGTGCTGGAGCCGGACGCCGTGGTCGAGCTGGCCGGCATCCCCGGCGTGATCGGGCTCAAGGACGGCCTGGGCGACATCGACCGCATGCAGCGCACCGTGCTGGCGGTGCGCGAGCAGCACCCGGAGTTCCTGTTCTTCAACGGGCTGCCGACGGCCGAGCTGACCATGCCCGCCTACCGGGGCATCGGCGTGGAGCTGTACTCCAGCGCCGTGTTCGCGTTCGCGCCCGAGATCGCGCTGGCCTACCTCAACGGTGACGAGCGGCTGCTCACCGAGTTCTACGCGCCGCTCGTCCGCCTGCGCGGCAAGGTGCCCGGCTACCCGGTCGCGCTGGTCAAGGCCGGCGTACGGCTGCGCGGCCTGGACGTCGGCGCCGTCCGCCCGCCGCTGGTCGAGGTGACCGCCGAGCACCTGGCCGAGCTGGAGGCGCTGATCAAGACCGGTCTCGAACTGGTCGCGCCATGA
- a CDS encoding mandelate racemase/muconate lactonizing enzyme family protein has product MIIADLRTELRTASLPRPWGEDVPYNHVIVTHVTLKDGRTGTGFSWTPQIGAHAVKALLDHDLREALIGLPARPEVVWDRLWRHLREAGPGGITTIALAGIDLALWDLRCGGEALPDVLGRRRDEVPVYGSGVNLHYPLDELVAQAGRWVAAGYRGVKIKVGRPDLAEDVARVAAVREVIGPDRLLMIDANQRWDLHRARRALAALREFDLHWIEEPLPADDVAAHVELRRSTDVPVAVGENVYTAYGFRDLLAAGACDVVQPNVVRVGGITPFLRIVELARTYDVPVYPHLLGEVSGQLALALPLPVMAEDVEDASFARLGLLAEPYPVEISGGVLRAGGHAGLGLRWS; this is encoded by the coding sequence ATGATCATCGCGGACCTTCGCACGGAGCTGCGCACGGCGTCGCTGCCGCGCCCGTGGGGCGAGGACGTGCCGTACAACCATGTGATCGTCACCCACGTCACGCTCAAGGACGGGCGCACCGGCACCGGCTTCTCCTGGACGCCGCAGATCGGCGCGCACGCCGTCAAGGCGCTGCTCGACCACGACCTGCGCGAGGCGCTGATCGGCCTGCCCGCGCGGCCCGAGGTCGTGTGGGACCGGCTGTGGCGGCACCTGCGCGAGGCGGGACCCGGCGGGATCACCACGATCGCGCTGGCCGGGATCGACCTGGCGCTGTGGGACCTGCGCTGCGGCGGCGAGGCGCTGCCCGACGTGCTGGGCAGGCGGCGCGACGAGGTGCCGGTCTACGGCAGCGGCGTCAACCTGCACTACCCCCTCGACGAACTGGTCGCGCAGGCCGGACGCTGGGTTGCCGCCGGCTACCGGGGCGTCAAGATCAAGGTCGGCCGGCCCGACCTGGCGGAGGACGTGGCGCGGGTGGCCGCGGTCCGCGAGGTGATCGGCCCCGACCGGCTGCTGATGATCGACGCCAACCAGCGCTGGGACCTGCACAGGGCCCGGCGGGCGCTGGCCGCGCTGCGCGAGTTCGACCTGCACTGGATCGAGGAGCCGCTGCCCGCCGACGACGTGGCCGCGCACGTGGAGCTGCGCCGCTCCACCGACGTGCCGGTCGCGGTCGGCGAGAACGTCTACACCGCCTACGGCTTCCGCGACCTGCTGGCGGCCGGGGCCTGCGACGTGGTGCAGCCGAACGTGGTGCGGGTCGGCGGCATCACGCCGTTCCTGCGGATCGTGGAGCTGGCCAGGACGTACGACGTGCCGGTCTACCCGCACCTGCTGGGCGAGGTGTCCGGGCAGCTCGCGCTGGCCCTGCCGCTGCCGGTCATGGCCGAGGACGTGGAGGACGCCTCCTTCGCCCGGCTGGGGCTGCTGGCGGAGCCGTACCCGGTGGAGATCTCCGGTGGCGTGCTGCGCGCGGGCGGGCACGCCGGGCTCGGGCTGAGGTGGTCGTGA
- a CDS encoding DUF6807 family protein, whose amino-acid sequence MAPVKVVLAGAQGHGRHHLGILRELAGRGVVELVGICDLRPVEVDFGAPLQSSDLGELIVKTGAEITIVCTPINTHADLAIAALRAGSHVLLEKPPAPSPEEQRRIAEVVAETGLACQVGFQSLGSAAVPALRALIASGRLGRVRGIGGWGAWHRPSAYFTRAPWAGRRRLNGVDVMDGALTNPFAHAIATALALHDSPIAEIETELYRAHPIESDDTSCVRVRLADGFTITMAATLCAPYVEPPPGKVQRGEAHLVVQGDAGRATLTYTHDRLKVELPDGSVTTTVHDRVGLLENLIDHVRTGAELLVPLASTERFTQVLDAIRLAPEPTPIPERHQLLERDAEGEVVGRLLPGVAELTRRSAAELALYSELGVPWTRVELLVSDRPVAAYELSPDLPATDSPRPYLHAVRTLGGVEVTQVRPEDHVHHLGAGVAISDLGGVNFWGGRTYVKDQGPTWLDDHGTQRHVAFTRLDDGGFTEHLDWLGPGGRLVAREERTVTARPLGQGWALDFTFTLTNRTGAPLEINSSATKGRAGAGYGGFFWRAPGTSVNRTTLPGDEQAVHGSTSPWTAMSGTDPEGRDWTLVFAQADGDPWFVRVAEYPGVGQALAWDRPLTVESTLTRRVVTAVLDGRLDAAAAAAVAGDLLR is encoded by the coding sequence ATGGCGCCGGTGAAGGTCGTCCTGGCCGGAGCGCAGGGGCACGGCAGGCACCATCTGGGCATCCTGCGCGAGCTGGCCGGCCGCGGCGTGGTCGAGCTGGTGGGGATCTGCGACCTGCGACCGGTCGAGGTGGACTTCGGCGCGCCGCTGCAGTCGTCCGACCTGGGCGAGCTGATCGTCAAGACCGGCGCGGAGATCACGATCGTCTGCACGCCGATCAACACGCACGCCGATCTCGCGATCGCCGCGCTGCGCGCGGGCTCGCACGTGCTGCTGGAGAAGCCGCCCGCGCCGAGCCCGGAGGAGCAGCGCAGGATCGCCGAGGTGGTGGCGGAGACTGGGCTGGCCTGCCAGGTCGGGTTCCAGTCGCTCGGCTCCGCGGCCGTCCCGGCGCTGCGCGCGCTGATCGCGAGCGGGCGGCTCGGCAGGGTGCGCGGCATCGGCGGCTGGGGCGCCTGGCACCGCCCCTCGGCCTACTTCACCCGCGCCCCCTGGGCCGGCCGGCGCCGGCTGAACGGCGTGGACGTGATGGACGGCGCGCTGACGAACCCGTTCGCGCACGCCATCGCCACCGCCCTGGCCCTGCACGACAGCCCGATCGCGGAGATCGAGACCGAGCTGTACCGCGCTCATCCGATCGAGTCGGACGACACCTCCTGCGTGCGCGTCCGGCTGGCGGACGGGTTCACGATCACGATGGCGGCGACGCTGTGCGCGCCCTACGTGGAGCCGCCGCCGGGCAAGGTGCAGCGCGGCGAGGCACACCTGGTGGTGCAGGGGGACGCGGGCCGGGCGACGCTGACGTACACGCACGACCGGCTCAAGGTGGAGCTGCCCGACGGGTCGGTCACGACGACCGTGCACGACCGGGTGGGTCTGCTGGAGAACCTCATCGACCACGTCCGCACCGGCGCCGAGCTGCTGGTGCCGCTCGCGAGCACGGAGCGGTTCACCCAGGTGCTGGACGCGATCCGGCTGGCTCCCGAGCCGACGCCCATCCCTGAGCGGCACCAGCTCCTGGAACGGGACGCCGAGGGCGAGGTCGTGGGCCGCCTGCTGCCCGGCGTGGCCGAGCTGACCCGGCGCAGCGCGGCGGAGCTGGCGCTCTACTCCGAGCTCGGCGTGCCGTGGACGCGGGTGGAGCTGCTGGTGTCGGACCGGCCGGTGGCCGCCTACGAGCTCAGCCCCGACCTGCCCGCCACCGACTCGCCCCGCCCCTACCTGCACGCCGTACGGACCCTCGGCGGCGTCGAGGTCACCCAGGTCCGCCCCGAGGACCACGTGCACCACCTCGGCGCCGGGGTGGCGATCTCCGACCTCGGCGGGGTGAACTTCTGGGGCGGGCGCACGTACGTGAAGGATCAGGGGCCCACCTGGCTGGACGACCACGGCACGCAGCGGCACGTGGCGTTCACCCGCCTGGACGACGGCGGCTTCACCGAGCACCTGGACTGGCTCGGCCCTGGCGGCCGCCTGGTCGCCCGCGAGGAGCGGACCGTGACCGCGCGCCCGCTCGGCCAGGGCTGGGCGCTGGACTTCACGTTCACCCTCACCAACCGGACCGGCGCGCCACTGGAGATCAACAGCTCGGCCACCAAGGGCCGGGCGGGCGCGGGCTACGGCGGCTTCTTCTGGCGCGCCCCGGGCACCTCGGTGAACCGGACCACCCTGCCGGGGGACGAGCAGGCGGTGCACGGCAGCACGAGCCCGTGGACGGCCATGTCCGGCACCGACCCCGAGGGCCGGGACTGGACGCTCGTCTTCGCCCAGGCGGACGGCGACCCCTGGTTCGTCCGGGTCGCGGAGTACCCCGGCGTGGGCCAGGCCCTGGCCTGGGACCGGCCGCTCACCGTGGAGTCCACGCTGACGAGACGGGTCGTGACGGCGGTGCTCGACGGCCGGCTGGACGCGGCTGCGGCGGCCGCCGTCGCGGGTGACCTGCTGCGATAG
- a CDS encoding ATP-binding cassette domain-containing protein: MCTGTLQDFLKLQTPVSESVGAGDLPRIGDTARIERALARAGADGIVDLLPSGLRTQLGRTFGGAELSHGQWQRIALARGLMRESALLLLLDEPTAALDPQAEHDLFELFAEQTRDSAERGAITVLVSHRFSTVHMADRIAVLSQGRVTEQGSHAELLAAGGDYAELYRTQALAYR, translated from the coding sequence GTGTGCACCGGCACCCTCCAGGACTTCCTCAAGCTCCAGACACCGGTGTCCGAGTCCGTCGGCGCCGGGGACCTGCCCAGGATCGGGGACACCGCCCGGATCGAGCGGGCGCTGGCGCGGGCGGGCGCGGACGGCATCGTGGACCTCCTGCCCTCGGGGCTGCGGACCCAGCTAGGACGGACGTTCGGCGGCGCCGAGCTCTCCCACGGCCAGTGGCAGCGCATCGCCCTGGCCCGCGGCCTGATGCGCGAGAGCGCGCTGCTGCTGCTCCTCGACGAGCCCACGGCGGCGCTCGACCCGCAGGCGGAGCACGACCTCTTCGAGCTGTTCGCCGAGCAGACCCGCGATTCGGCGGAGCGGGGGGCGATCACCGTGCTGGTCTCCCACCGGTTCTCGACCGTGCACATGGCCGACCGCATCGCCGTACTGTCTCAGGGGAGGGTGACGGAGCAGGGCAGCCACGCCGAGCTGCTCGCGGCGGGCGGCGACTACGCCGAGCTCTACCGCACCCAGGCGCTCGCCTACCGTTAG
- a CDS encoding beta-galactosidase, which produces MIVYGGDWNPEQWPEETWAEDVRLMGEAGVNAVSLGIFSWSLLEPVEGRYEFGWFDRVMDLLGDAGIRVYLSTPTASPPPWFGQRYPEALPEDADGRRLWHGSRQAFCPSSPVYLDKALAIAEQLGRRYGDHPALAMWHVHNEYGAHNSRCYCDTSAAAFRAWLMERYGTLDALNAAWGTAFWSQRYSDWEQILPPRITPSFANPSQQLDFRRFSSDALLALYRAERDLLRGLTPDVPATTNFMAGFHWDMDYWTFAEEVDVACTDHYLPHEDPHIDLAFAADLTRSLKRDRPWLLMEHSTSAVNWRGLNRAKQPGEMHRNSVQHLARGADGILFFQWRQSKAGAEKWHSAMLPHAGTDTKIWREVVALGDLLRSAGDVAGTSVEADVAILLDWPSIWAQDHPAQPTSALRPVEVIKQWHAELWRLGVTCDLAHPEGDLSRYRLVLAPSLYLVSDAGAANLERFVAGGGVTLVGPYSGIVDEHDEVRLGGYPGAWRELLGVRVEEFFPLAEGETVALAGGGAGEVWSEVCHLTTASVLDSYAGGGPAWTRNEHGRGGAHYVTTLPAGPALARVLSAVCAEAGVPTGSTGGVELVRRSHPDGRSFLFAVNHSDADAVVQAKGSTLDGAAVDGSLTVPAGAVRIVREAR; this is translated from the coding sequence GTGATCGTCTACGGCGGTGACTGGAATCCGGAGCAGTGGCCCGAGGAGACCTGGGCCGAGGATGTCCGGCTGATGGGCGAGGCCGGCGTCAACGCCGTCAGCCTGGGCATCTTCTCCTGGTCCCTGCTCGAACCGGTGGAGGGCCGCTACGAGTTCGGCTGGTTCGACCGCGTCATGGACCTGCTGGGCGACGCCGGGATCAGGGTCTACCTGTCCACGCCCACCGCCTCCCCGCCGCCGTGGTTCGGGCAGCGCTACCCCGAGGCGCTGCCCGAGGACGCCGACGGGCGCCGGCTGTGGCACGGCAGCCGGCAGGCGTTCTGCCCCAGCTCCCCCGTCTACCTCGACAAGGCGCTGGCCATCGCCGAGCAGCTCGGCCGCCGTTACGGCGACCACCCGGCGCTGGCGATGTGGCACGTGCACAACGAGTACGGCGCCCACAACTCGCGCTGCTACTGCGACACCTCCGCCGCCGCCTTCCGCGCCTGGCTCATGGAGCGCTACGGCACCCTCGACGCGCTCAACGCCGCCTGGGGCACGGCGTTCTGGTCGCAGCGCTACAGCGACTGGGAGCAGATCCTGCCGCCCAGGATCACGCCCAGCTTCGCCAACCCGAGCCAGCAGCTCGACTTCCGCCGGTTCAGCTCCGACGCGCTGCTGGCCCTCTACCGCGCCGAGCGGGACCTGCTGCGCGGCCTGACGCCGGACGTGCCCGCCACCACGAACTTCATGGCGGGCTTCCACTGGGACATGGACTACTGGACGTTCGCCGAGGAGGTGGACGTCGCCTGCACCGACCACTACCTGCCTCACGAGGACCCGCACATCGACCTGGCCTTCGCCGCCGACCTGACCCGCTCGCTGAAGCGGGACAGGCCCTGGCTGCTCATGGAGCACTCCACCAGCGCGGTCAACTGGCGCGGGCTCAACCGCGCCAAGCAGCCGGGCGAGATGCACCGCAACTCCGTCCAGCACCTGGCCAGAGGCGCGGACGGGATCCTGTTCTTCCAGTGGCGGCAGTCGAAGGCGGGTGCCGAGAAGTGGCACTCGGCGATGTTGCCGCACGCCGGCACCGACACCAAGATCTGGCGCGAGGTCGTCGCGCTCGGGGACCTGCTGCGCTCGGCGGGCGACGTGGCGGGCACCTCGGTCGAGGCCGACGTGGCGATCCTGCTCGACTGGCCGAGCATCTGGGCTCAGGACCATCCCGCCCAGCCCACCTCCGCGCTGCGGCCGGTCGAGGTGATCAAGCAGTGGCACGCCGAGCTGTGGCGGCTGGGCGTCACCTGCGACCTGGCCCATCCCGAGGGCGACCTGTCCCGGTACCGCCTGGTTCTGGCGCCGTCCCTGTATCTGGTCTCCGACGCCGGGGCGGCGAATCTCGAACGGTTCGTGGCCGGCGGCGGCGTGACGCTGGTGGGGCCGTACAGCGGGATCGTGGACGAGCATGACGAGGTGCGGCTCGGCGGTTACCCAGGGGCGTGGCGGGAGCTGCTCGGGGTGCGGGTGGAGGAGTTCTTCCCGCTGGCGGAGGGCGAGACGGTGGCACTGGCCGGAGGCGGCGCGGGCGAGGTGTGGAGCGAGGTCTGCCACCTCACGACCGCGTCCGTGCTGGACTCGTACGCGGGCGGCGGCCCGGCCTGGACGCGCAACGAGCACGGGCGGGGCGGGGCGCACTACGTCACGACGCTGCCCGCCGGCCCGGCGCTGGCCCGCGTGTTGTCGGCGGTCTGCGCCGAGGCGGGCGTCCCCACCGGTTCCACGGGCGGCGTCGAGCTCGTCCGGCGCTCGCACCCCGACGGCCGCTCCTTCCTGTTCGCCGTCAACCACTCGGACGCCGACGCGGTCGTGCAGGCCAAGGGCAGCACCCTGGACGGCGCCGCGGTGGACGGCTCGCTGACGGTCCCCGCCGGCGCTGTCAGGATTGTCCGGGAGGCTCGCTGA